The following proteins come from a genomic window of Megalobrama amblycephala isolate DHTTF-2021 linkage group LG1, ASM1881202v1, whole genome shotgun sequence:
- the nudt9 gene encoding ADP-ribose pyrophosphatase, mitochondrial → MKTVSRNWVASVHVALSLIGLPYPTGTSGICRKNAISSTSSLCSSTSVYMSPSVHIKARSPVYTGSDTSRFPVPDDKVDWETDWPQYKPVHYTAPTVLKKPVWADPEIGAFSPQFNSLDGSVDRRSHEGPYRIQNGNPLNPHGRTGLQGRGLLGRWGPNHAADPIVTRWKRDSSGQHVHHTNSQLPILQFVSIKRLDCGEWAIPGGMVDPGERISQTLQREFSEEALNSLQASPSDRENIQKRITELFNSEGLQVYKGYVDDPRNTDNAWMETVAVNFHDESGNSVSELPLQAGDDAGQVSWIDIDSSLALYANHSHFLETVAKRRNAHW, encoded by the exons ATGAAAACAGTTTCCCGTAACTGGGTTGCGTCGGTGCATGTAGCGCTTAGTCTTATTGGGCTTCCGTACCCTACTGGTACAAGTGGAATCTG CAGGAAGAACGCCATTAGCAGCACTTCCAGTCTCTGTTCATCAACATCTGTCTACATGTCTCCTTCCGTGCATATTAAGGCTCGTTCTCCAGTATATACTGGCTCAGACACCAGCCGCTTTCCTGTCCCAGATGACAAAGTTGACTGGGAGACAGACTGGCCCCAGTACAAGCCTGTTCACTATACGGCCCCTACTGTGCTGAAAAAGCCTGTTTGGGCTGACCCAGAGATTGG CGCATTTTCCCCACAGTTCAATTCCCTGGATGGATCTGTGGACAGGAGAAGCCACGAAGGCCCATATCGGATCCAGAATGGAAATCCACT TAATCCACATGGAAGAACTGGACTCCAGGGCAGAGGATTACTGGGAAGGTGGGGTCCAAATCACGCTGCTGATCCAATAGTTACCAG GTGGAAAAGGGACTCGTCAGGACAACATGTCCACCACACTAACTCACAACTACCCATACTGCAATTTGTGTCCATTAAAAGGTTGGACTGTGGTGAATGGGCCATTCCAGGG GGTATGGTGGACCCCGGAGAGCGCATTTCTCAAACATTGCAGCGTGAGTTCTCAGAAGAGGCACTGAACTCTCTGCAAGCATCTCCAAGTGACAGGGAAAATATCCAAAAGAGAATCACTGAGCTTTTCAACTCAGAAGGTCTTCAG GTGTATAAAGGTTATGTAGATGATCCAAGAAACACAGATAATGCTTGGATGGAGACAGTTGCAGTCAATTTCCATGATGAATCAG GCAATAGTGTAAGTGAGCTTCCATTGCAAGCAGGCGATGATGCTGGTCAAGTGAGTTGGATTGATATCGACTCCTCCCTGGCCCTTTATGCGAATCACTCGCATTTCCTGGAGACAGTTGCTAAGAGAAGGAATGCCCACTGGTAA
- the ppp4ca gene encoding serine/threonine-protein phosphatase 4 catalytic subunit A: MCVIMGDVIDLDRQIEQLRRCELIKENEVKALCAKAREILVEESNVQRVDSPVTVCGDIHGQFYDLKELFRVGGEVPETNYLFMGDFVDRGFYSVETFLLLLALKVRYPDRITLIRGNHESRQITQVYGFYDECLRKYGSVTVWRYCTEIFDYLSLSAIVDGKIFCVHGGLSPSIQTLDQIRTIDRKQEVPHDGPMCDLLWSDPEDTTGWGVSPRGAGYLFGSDVVAQFNAANDISMICRAHQLVMEGYKWHFNETVLTVWSAPNYCYRCGNVAAILELDEHLQKEFIIFEAAPQETRGLPSKKPVADYFL, from the exons atgtgtgtcaTCATGGGTGACGTCATTGACTTGGACAGACAGATCGAGCAACTCAGACGCTGTGAGCTTATCAAGGAAAATGAAGTCAAGGCGCTGTGTGCCAAAGCGAG GGAGATTCTTGTGGAGGAGAGTAATGTTCAGAGGGTAGATTCTCCTGTCACG GTCTGTGGAGATATACATGGGCAATTTTATGATTTAAAGGAGCTATTTAGG GTGGGGGGTGAAGTTCCAGAGACAAACTACCTCTTCATGGGAGACTTTGTGGACAGAGGGTTCTATAGTGTGGAGACTTTTCTGTTGCTGCtagcattaaag GTGCGATACCCTGACCGAATAACGCTGATCAGAGGGAATCACGAGTCGAGGCAGATCACGCAAGTGTATGGCTTTTATGACGAGTGTCTTAGAAAATATGGCTCTGTTACAGTCTGGAGATACTGCACAGAGATATTTGACTACCTATCCCTCTCAGCCATTGTTGATGGCAAG ATATTTTGTGTGCATGGTGGGCTTTCTCCATCTATTCAAACTTTGGATCAGATCAGAACTATTGACAGAAAACAGGAAGTTCCTCATGATGGACCCATGTGTGACCTACTGTGGTCTGACCCTGAGG ACACCACAGGGTGGGGTGTGAGTCCGAGAGGAGCTGGATATCTGTTTGGTAGTGATGTGGTGGCGCAGTTTAATGCTGCCAATGATATCAGCATGATCTGCAGAGCTCATCAGCTGGTGATGGAGGGCTACAAGTGGCATTTCAATGAGACAGTGTTAACGGTGTGGTCTGCGCCAAACTACTGTTACAG GTGTGGTAATGTGGCAGCCATTTTGGAGCTTGATGAGCATCTCCAGAAAGAGTTTATCATATTTGAAGCTGCACCTCAGGAAACCAGAggcctcccctcgaagaaaccTGTGGCTGACTACTTCCTTTGA
- the atad5a gene encoding ATPase family AAA domain-containing protein 5 produces MAGAVAMAAIMEDFEGQPCKKLRKDGDAPSVRTITNYFMPKPVEKPFSPPRSNNIMDYFKRTSPAQEIKSCSPVAKENSPQPSEQTSREVPGKPIRGQGQKRTRKAKDNKKSKEEDAQMVTDEVVLIESPSESAVKESDTAAVPAQTCHDVLSNKESGVRKNTTEADPNVLTVKNSGESSEQKPSVNQSRKKDCGNRKSAVRRNRKAKGGSEETKECDADAQEPVCDAKLEESADKKSSTVTISFKDFLQNQNQEQEECNAIPKTDTAEMSNEGNTCNGQSDSVSGPLQVSPRTLTVQAEVHPISPDHHESVKASKELKVASIFSRNKKSHSNEDKSLCVPIPEVKPDVLPDLKRKSNVVVLEEDLELDVMESSSNPPKSTEAERKQFMNAFKQPSLDGFKSKTNKGQSKQNQVQEKDPETTDKKHEEKSLENKPETSSEQNEEQKSCPGDKKKQVRKAGKKGQAKKAEDAQAPTPKTEEPPTDTEVDSENRPADNNSSEQAVRELRRSTRELSRRQSAAVLNSVLQKKKTQENTVKDEETQNTPSPSLASTPKSHRPKRGIYRAEMLCPPDTKGSPIRMRISRVFPSSATKAGDFEISSPLSTQELNAVKKRKQAKKLVQKAKALQQSKKDTNKEKDGVRRSTRSKESSINYCEDEDSVVFLDESESAPVASQESDKSQKLRSLNEVLGKNTTQNKTSKTPAASKLAPLFVDKKAQRPSVVISIFDDSSREASENSQDDEQFRAKREFLKSGLPESFKKQIAKTAASREAYSQACASFQTVVHVQQRAADCSVWNLQWPTNPFLICLKESYNLPAVQLMSLEKSLGYTTVPAKRAFCQKVSCCRKSEFSEPIRQHLLEEMRISNPSFPHQRFFMRFVKRREDYILQASASEPEVESKVSCPAGSSDGVGRKRKRVDGETTDKVGKKPKASHSEGDVIVIEESPPSGGQAAQKVSDTVPSGRSRRGRSQRQKQKEEPKPAELISPVGNQNDVHIIADSSVPENSSTEDGVKEDVLWTEKYQPQHSSEIIGNMESVRRLHSWLKEWKLRADREEKRKQLEKKQEEDSNDSWLIGEGLDETEDHLCNTLLITGPTGVGKTAAVYACAQELGFKVFEVNSSSQRSGRQILSQLKEATQSHQVDIQGVNSHKPSYFSNYSSNSTTIKPGTSPRKVNSPRRVVSSPRKPPQSPRSAPSRKGGLAPTSLANFFKAGGRPTGKEANSQDKKTQPACPKKSAKAKETDSKSKECSSGTPTGIKVSAEDQGKRTATSLILFEEVDIIFDDDTGFLAAIKTFMTTTKRPVILTTSDPTFGATFDGFFEEIHFKSPSVADVSSYLQLLCLVENVRTDTKDVSCLLDWNSCDIRQSLLHLQFWACSGGGQQVQRPLPSSELKGDFKGDIHHQSIKAQGVNEDKLPPCHTACTETLLGIRNMETKNIADLLLTHESSIPESIKCWDLLSKVHRMGVDLLYSNMENLLPLPTRALPQSTLKSQSAPNPQSQPEKEVPQTVRIEVLEELSNDSSPLKVSSRMRGRKKLGMSNKDVFQSDSESEDDFLSLPKTSRDPAQSSNAEAANLSVNVPEAVPIKLRHIVLSEAERKKSKPVTQCLSSLAEYMDHMSFLDSSLHYQPLQAEGSCRLQDFGWTGAKVKSGMTDDIRLECVSRVKGVGVDEMSAALGHLSFKKCKAVVSEAWDRAQQLEEEIRREAEEELTLPVAPHRDGFSLAQVTPCEPRVMEKRSEVIKSVLSTMSAGMLGNRAAVALDYLPSLRTICRSERLKEQGKIKRRFLHYLDGIHVTLPKSTVEFLASEFP; encoded by the exons ATGGCTGGTGCCGTTGCTATGGCAGCTATCATGGAGGATTTTGAGGGTCAG CCATGCAAGAAATTGAGGAAGGATGGGGACGCACCATCTGTCAGAACTATTACTAACTACTTTATGCCCAAGCCAGTGGAGAAGCCGTTCTCACCACCTCGGTCTAACAACATTATGGACTACTTTAAGAGAACCTCCCCTGCGCAAGAAATAAAAAGCTGCTCTCCGGTAGCTAAAGAGAACTCCCCGCAACCTTCAGAGCAAACGAGTCGAGAAGTCCCTGGAAAACCTATAAGAGGACAGGGGCAGAAGCGAACCAGGAAGGCCAAGGACAACAAGAAGTCCAAAGAGGAGGATGCACAGATGGTCACAGATGAAGTTGTCTTGATAGAGAGTCCCAGTGAATCAGCTGTAAAGGAAAGTGACACTGCTGCTGTTCCAGCTCAAACCTGTCATGATGTCTTGTCCAATAAAGAAAGTGGTGTGAGGAAAAACACCACCGAGGCTGATCCAAATGTCCTGACGGTTAAGAATTCTGGGGAAAGTTCTGAGCAAAAACCATCTGTAAACCAAAGCAGGAAGAAAGATTGTGGGAACAGAAAATCTGCTGTGAGGAGAAACCGAAAGGCGAAAGGGGGCAGTGAAGAGACTAAGGAGTGTGATGCTGATGCTCAAGAGCCTGTATGTGATGCTAAATTGGAGGAAAGTGCGGACAAGAAAAGTAGCACTGTCACAATCTCATTTAAAGACTTCCTACAAAATCAGAACCAAGAGCAGGAGGAGTGCAATGCGATTCCCAAGACTGACACTGCTGAGATGTCAAATGAAGGCAACACCTGTAATGGTCAGAGTGATTCTGTAAGCGGTCCTCTGCAGGTGTCACCCCGAACTCTGACAGTCCAAGCTGAGGTGCATCCCATTTCCCCTGATCATCATGAGTCCGTCAAAGCCTCCAAGGAGTTAAAAGTCGCATCAATTTTTAGTAGAAATAAAAAAAGCCATTCAAACGAAGACAAGAGTTTGTGTGTTCCTATCCCAGAGGTTAAACCGGACGTATTGCCTGACCTCAAAAGGAAGTCCAACGTTGTTGTTCTTGAGGAAGATCTTGAACTTGATGTGATGGAGTCCAGCTCCAATCCTCCTAAAAGCACCGAGGCGGAGAGAAAGCAGTTTATGAATGCCTTTAAGCAGCCTAGTCTAGATGGATTTAAAAGCAAAACCAACAAGGGTCAAAGCAAGCAGAACCAGGTTCAAGAGAAGGATCCAGAGACAACAGACAAGAAACATGAAGAAAAATCTCTTGAGAACAAACCCGAAACCAGCTCTGAGCAAAACGAAGAACAGAAGAGCTGTCCTGGTGACAAAAAGAAGCAAGTTAGGAAGGCTGGGAAAAAGGGACAAGCTAAGAAAGCTGAAGATGCACAAGCTCCAACTCCGAAAACTGAGGAACCTCCCACAGACACGGAGGTCGACAGCGAGAataggccagctgataataacAGCAGTGAACAGGCTGTCAGAGAGCTGAGGAGGTCGACCAGAGAGCTTTCACGTAGACAATCAGCCGCTGTGCTCAATAGTGTGCTGCAGAAGAAAAAGACGCAAGAGAACACTGTGAAAGATGAAGAGACCCAAAATACACCCTCACCTTCTTTGGCCTCCACCCCAAAATCTCACAGGCCCAAAAGGGGCATTTATAGAGCTGAAATGCTCTGTCCACCAGACACGAAAGGCAGCCCTATCAG GATGAGAATCTCCAGGGTATTTCCATCCTCTGCTACAAAAGCTGGTGATTTTGAAATTTCAAGTCCTCTCTCCACACAG GAATTAAATGCAgttaaaaagagaaaacaagCTAAAAAGCTGGTGCAGAAAGCCAAAGCTCTTCAGCAAAGTAAAAAGGACACTAATAAGGAGAAAGACGGTGTACGACGCTCTACAAGAAGCAAAGAGTCCAGCATAAATTACTGTGAAGATGAG GACTCTGTAGTTTTTTTGGATGAAAGCGAAAGCGCTCCAGTCGCCTCACAGGAAAGTGACAAAAGCCAAAAGCTTCGTAGTTTGAATGAGGTTTTGGGTAAAAACACAACTCAAAACAAAACCTCCAAGACTCCTGCAG CTTCTAAACTGGCTCCTCTGTTTGTTGACAAGAAAGCCCAGAGACCGTCTGTTGTCATCTCCATCTTTGACGACAGCAG TCGAGAGGCATCTGAGAACTCGCAAGATGATGAACAGTTCAGAGCAAAGAGAGAGTTTCTGAAGAGCGGCCTCCCGGAGTCTTTTAAAAAACAGATCGCAAAAACGGCAGCCAGCCGAGAGGCTTACAGTCAGGCCTGTGCTTCCTTCCAGACAGTGGTGCATGTTCAGCAGAGGGCTGCAG ATTGTTCTGTTTGGAACCTCCAGTGGCCTACAAATCCCTTCCTTATTTGCTTAAAGGAGTCCTATAATTTACCAGCGGTGCAATTGATGTCTTTGGAGAAGTCTTTAGGTTATACTACAGTTCCTGCTAAGAGAGCATTTTGCCAAAAG gTTTCTTGTTGTCGGAAGTCAGAGTTTTCTGAGCCAATCAGACAGCATCTTTTGGAGGAGATGAGAATCTCCAATCCCTCCTTCCCTCATCAACGTTTCTTTATGCGGTTCGTTAAGAGACGTGAAGACTACATCCTCCAAGCCTCTGCCTCAG AACCTGAAGTTGAGTCTAAGGTGTCCTGCCCAGCTGGATCTTCTGATGGCGTTGGAAGGAAACGGAAGCGTGTAGATGGAGAGACAACAGACAAAGTGGGTAAAAAACCAAAGGCCAGTCACTCAGAAGGGGATGTCATAGTGATTGAAGAAAGTCCACCATCAGGAGGTCAGGCAGCACAGAAGGTCTCTGACACAGTGCCATCTGGCAGAAGTAGAAGAGGTCGCTCACAGAGGCAAAAGCAGAAAGAAGAACCCAAGCCAGCAGAGTTAATCTCACCTGTGGGGAACCAGAATGATGTTCACATTATAGCAGATTCCTCTGTCCCAGAAAATTCAAGCACAGAAG ATGGAGTGAAAGAGGATGTGCTTTGGACAGAGAAATATCAGCCACAGCACTCCAGTGAAATAATCGGGAATATGGAGTCTGTCCGGAGACTACACAG CTGGCTGAAAGAGTGGAAATTGAGAGCTGACCGGGAAGAGAAGAggaaacagctggaaaaaaagcAAGAGGAGGACAGTAATG ACTCCTGGCTCATAGGTGAAGGCCTGGATGAGACAGAAGATCATCTGTGTAACACACTTCTTATCACTGGACCAACTGGAGTGGGCAAGACTGCTGCAGTCTATGCCTGTGCGCAAGAACTGGGATTCAAG GTATTTGAGGTTAACTCCTCCTCTCAAAGGAGTGGTCGTCAGATCTTATCCCAGCTGAAGGAAGCCACTCAGTCCCACCAAGTAGACATCCAGGGTGTCAACTCTCACAAACCATCCTACTTCAGCAATTATAGCAGCAACAGCACCACTATCAAACCCGGGACCTCTCCCA GAAAGGTGAACTCCCCCAGAAGGGTGGTGTCATCGCCCAGGAAGCCTCCTCAGTCTCCTCGAAGTGCTCCATCCAGGAAGGGTGGCTTGGCTCCGACATCTCTGGCCAATTTCTTCAAAGCAGGTGGAAGACCCACTGGCAAAGAAGCTAACAGTCAAGACAAGAAAACACAACCTG CATGTCCAAAAAAGTCTGCCAAAGCAAAAGAGACTGACAGCAAAAGCAAAGAGTGCTCCAGTGGAACACCAACGGGCATCAAGGTCTCAGCTGAAGACCAGGGCAAGAGAACTGCCACATCCCTCATCTTATTTGAGGAGGTGGACATCATTTTTGATGATGACACTGGATTCCTGGCTGCAATCAAAACCTTCATGACCACAACCAAGAGACCAGTTATTTTAACAACCAGTG ATCCGACCTTTGGTGCTACATTTGATGGGTTCTTTGAGGAAATCCATTTCAAATCTCCTTCAGTG GCGGATGTGTCCAGTTACCTCCAGCTGCTGTGTCTGGTAGAAAACGTGAGAACAGACACTAAGGATGTGTCCTGTCTGCTAGACTGGAACAGCTGTGATATTCGACAAAGTCTCCTGCATCTGCAATTCTGGGCATGCAGTGGTGGTGGACAGCAGGTGCAAAGGCCTTTGCCTTCATCAG AGCTCAAAGGGGACTTTAAGGGTGACATTCACCATCAGTCTATCAAAGCTCAGGGTGTAAATGAGGATAAACTACCTCCTTGTCACACTGCATGCACAGAGACTTTGCTGGGGATCCGCAATATGGAAACAAAAAATATTGCAGATTTGCTGCTAACG CACGAGTCTTCAATACCAGAGAGCATTAAGTGCTGGGATCTTCTCTCAAAGGTCCACAGAATGGGAGTGGATCTTCTGTACTCCAATATGGAGAATCTGCTTCCTCTGCCAACTCGCGCTTTACCGCAGTCCACCCTCAAATCACAGTCAGCACCAAACCCACAGTCTCAACCTGAGAAAGAAGTACCTCAGACTGTGAGGATAGAAGTTTTGGAAGAGCTCTCTAATGACAGTAGTCCCCTTAAGGTCTCCTCCAGAATGAGGGGGCGCAAGAAGTTGGGTATGAGCAATAAAGATGTTTTCCAGTCTGATTCAGAGTCGGAGGATGACTTCCTCTCACTGCCAAAAACCAGCAGAGATCCTGCTCAAAGCAGTAATGCGGAAGCAGCCAATCTATCGGTGAATGTGCCTGAAGCTGTGCCAATAAAACTGAGGCACATTGTGTTATCTGAAGCCGAAAGAAAGAAGAGCAAGCCAGTGACACAGTGCCTAAGCAGTTTAGCAGAGTATATGGACCACATGTCCTTCCTGGACTCATCATTGCACTACCAGCCTTTACAGGCAGAGGGTTCCTGCAGACTGCAGGACTTTGGCTGGACCGGTGCAAAGGTCAAGAGTGGGATGACCGATGACATTCGGTTAGAGTGCGTCAGCCGGGTAAAGGGTGTTGGTGTTGATGAAATGTCTGCTGCATTGGGGCATTTGAGTTTTAAGAAGTGCAAGGCTGTTGTCTCTGAGGCCTGGGACAGAGCACAGCAACTGGAGGAGGAGATCAGAAGAGAGGCAGAGGAGGAGCTCACCCTTCCTGTGGCTCCACACAGAGATGGCTTTAGCCTTGCTCAAGTCACACCTTGTGAACCAAG GGTGATGGAGAAGAGAAGCGAGGTGATTAAGTCGGTGCTCTCCACCATGTCAGCTGGTATGCTGGGAAACCGGGCAGCAGTGGCTCTGGACTACCTCCCCTCTCTACGCACTATCTGTAGGTCAGAGAGACTGAAGGAGCAGGGAAAGATCAAACGCAG GTTCTTGCACTATTTGGATGGTATACACGTCACTCTTCCTAAAAGCACAGTGGAGTTCCTTGCTTCCGAGTTTCCTTAA
- the adap2 gene encoding arf-GAP with dual PH domain-containing protein 2: MANREKNKKTLLELVKLPENSCCADCGAADPDWASYTLGIFVCLNCSGTHRNLPAISRIKSIRLDFWDDELVQFMKSNGNRPAKNFYEKCVPVFYYQPQPKDCEVLREQWIRAKYERMEFAEKNAVRPYTAGVYEGMLWKKGKDNGQFLERKFVLSVCDFTLKYYKEDESKGPKAIISVKDLNATFQPEKIGHVHGLQITYCVDDHTRNLFVYHKNGQEIVNWFNAIRAIRLVYLKTAFPTASDRELIPWITRNYLKEGYMEKTGPLQREPFKKRWFILDSLDRKLLYFKTQLDAIELGVVFIGSENHGYSVRECVPKGTRGNKWKCGVIVETPDRQFVFMCEQERDQREWVEALKTVISKPMMPQDYTTEANIRRRR, translated from the exons ATGGCAAATCGGGAAAAGAACAAGAAGACACTTCTAGAGTTGGTGAAGCTGCCAGAGAATAGCTGCTGTGCTGACTGTGGAGCTGCAg ATCCAGACTGGGCTTCTTATACACTGGGAATATTTGTGTGTCTTAACTGTTCTGGAACTCATCGCAATCTTCCTGCAATAAGTCGTATCAAGTCAATACGCTTAGACTTCTGGGATGATGAGCTTGTGCAG TTCATGAAGTCCAATGGAAACCGTCCTGCTAAAAACTTCTATGAGAAATGTGTCCCTGTCTTTTATTATCAGCCCCAACCAAAGGATTGCGA GGTCCTTAGAGAACAATGGATTCGAGCCAAATACGAAAGAATGGAGTTTGCAGAGAAAAATGCAGTAAGGCCTTACACAGCAG GTGTCTATGAGGGCATGCTGTGGAAAAAAGGAAAGGATAATGGACAGTTTCTCGAGAGGAAGTTTGTTCTTTCAGTGTGCGATTTTACCCTCAAATACTACAAGGAGGAT GAATCTAAGGGGCCAAAGGCTATTATCTCTGTGAAGGACCTGAATGCAACCTTCCAGCCTGAGAAGATAGGACATGTTCACGGCCTTCAGATCACCTACTGTGTGGATGATCACACCCGAAACCTTTTTGTTTACCATAAAAATGGGCAG GAGATTGTCAATTGGTTTAATGCCATTAGAGCTATTCGCCTCGTCTACCTGAAAACAGCCTTTCCTACAGCTAGTGATAGAGAA cTAATACCATGGATAACCAGAAACTATCTGAAAGAGGGTTACATGGAGAAAACTGGCCCTCtg CAGCGAGAGCCATTCAAGAAAAGATGGTTTATCTTGGATTCCCTGGACAGAAAACTGCTCTATTTTAAAACACAGCTG GATGCCATTGAGCTTGGGGTTGTTTTTATCGGCTCAGAGAATCATGGGTATTCAGTTAGAGAGTGTGTCCCTAAAGGGACAAGAGGCAACAAATGGAAGTGTGGGGTAATTGTGGAGACGCCGGATCGGCAGTTCGTCTTCATGTGCGAGCAGGAGCGCGATCAAAGAGAATGGGTGGAGGCCTTGAAAACAGTCATCTCGAAACCTATGATGCCACAAGATTACACCA CCGAAGCCAATATCCGTAGACGGAGGTGA